The following proteins come from a genomic window of Edaphobacter sp. 4G125:
- a CDS encoding ADOP family duplicated permease, producing MGELWRRMWYLLNRQRMQEELRDEMEFHREMAESAGAERRLFGNADVLREQAREAWGWTWIDRLFQDIRFGMRTLTRSPGFTIAAVLVLAVGIGVNVAAFGVFDMFVLKPLPVRDPDTLVRLERKGPGGSFASNVAYPSVEFYRDHAKTLSAVLVSTDREVVLENESKQVRARFVTGNFFHELGAETAWGRLLNEDRDERKDAAPVVVLSHTFWEERYNSDPAVVGRVVHLNHKAATVVGVAPRNFSGLGIPHEPAFWVPLTQQPYFVEGSTALTDTSLGAYMDMWARLEKGVTPKMAEQELTALTNDLRRQSPESVWKDERIISKPGGYLQTVHKDDVPMISLVATLVLLILTVACSNLGGLLLARGVTRGHEISIRFALGASRGRIVRQLFTESLLLALMAAAAGLGLGYVFLKAFLANMNVAPWLDPVPDWRVAAFAGAVGLIAAIVFGLAPALQLTARRRSGARARQVLVTAQIAASCVLLIVAGLLVRALQFAVSNDPGYDYEHILVVDPDLAAHGYSASAAKSYLDTVQARLRQLPGVISVGLTSMAPLGHKNVTGLTGYRFGIFVSRVEPGFFETMGIARLSGRDVQRGDTDGDVVVSESLAKQMWPAEAPLGKQFLLEPTDPTSKKFTVVGVVANARTMSMHDPDATELYQMSDDASLPHMVALVRTQGRPQDIAAGARTIATGVDAGLFPNVRLLSDAFHEEVGSVEKGALIASLMGASAVLLAAVGLVGLVAYAVSQKTREIAIRLALGAKKEHVLAAMLRQFVGPVALGLIAGAGLAAAASQMLRRILYGVSGLDPLSYAGAIGLLATTAALAALWPARRALRIDPMEVLRHE from the coding sequence ATGGGTGAGTTGTGGCGGAGAATGTGGTACCTGCTGAATCGCCAGCGTATGCAGGAAGAACTGCGGGACGAGATGGAGTTCCATCGCGAGATGGCGGAGAGCGCGGGTGCGGAGAGGAGATTGTTCGGCAATGCGGATGTGTTGCGAGAGCAGGCGCGTGAAGCGTGGGGCTGGACGTGGATCGACCGGCTGTTCCAGGACATCCGTTTCGGGATGAGGACCCTGACGCGATCCCCAGGGTTCACCATCGCCGCGGTGCTGGTGCTGGCGGTGGGAATTGGGGTGAATGTTGCGGCGTTTGGGGTGTTCGACATGTTTGTGTTGAAGCCGCTGCCGGTACGCGATCCGGATACGCTAGTGCGGCTGGAACGGAAGGGACCGGGTGGGAGCTTTGCTTCAAATGTAGCGTATCCGTCGGTTGAGTTTTACCGCGACCATGCGAAGACGCTGAGTGCAGTGTTAGTGAGTACGGACCGCGAGGTGGTGCTGGAGAACGAGAGCAAGCAGGTTCGTGCACGATTTGTGACGGGAAACTTTTTTCATGAGCTGGGAGCGGAGACGGCATGGGGAAGACTACTGAATGAGGACCGGGACGAACGTAAAGATGCAGCTCCAGTGGTGGTGTTGAGCCATACGTTCTGGGAGGAGCGGTATAACAGCGATCCAGCGGTTGTGGGTCGCGTAGTGCATTTGAATCATAAGGCGGCGACGGTAGTGGGTGTGGCTCCACGGAATTTCAGTGGGCTGGGCATACCTCATGAGCCTGCCTTCTGGGTACCGCTGACACAACAGCCCTACTTCGTGGAGGGCAGCACGGCGCTGACGGACACATCGCTGGGTGCCTACATGGATATGTGGGCGCGGCTGGAGAAGGGTGTGACGCCGAAGATGGCGGAGCAGGAGCTGACAGCCCTGACGAATGATCTGCGCAGGCAGTCGCCAGAGTCGGTGTGGAAGGACGAGAGAATTATCAGCAAGCCGGGCGGATATCTGCAGACGGTGCATAAAGATGACGTCCCGATGATCAGCCTGGTGGCGACGCTGGTGTTGCTGATTCTGACGGTGGCGTGCAGCAATCTGGGAGGTCTGCTGCTGGCTCGCGGAGTAACGCGCGGGCACGAGATTTCGATACGGTTTGCGCTAGGAGCGAGCCGAGGAAGGATAGTGCGGCAGCTCTTCACGGAAAGCCTGCTGCTGGCGTTGATGGCAGCTGCAGCAGGGCTGGGGTTGGGGTATGTCTTCCTGAAGGCATTTTTGGCGAATATGAATGTTGCGCCGTGGTTGGATCCTGTGCCGGATTGGAGAGTCGCGGCGTTTGCCGGTGCGGTAGGGTTGATCGCGGCGATTGTGTTTGGCTTGGCTCCAGCGCTGCAACTTACAGCGAGACGCAGAAGTGGTGCACGAGCACGGCAGGTGCTGGTGACAGCACAGATTGCTGCGAGCTGTGTGTTGCTGATTGTCGCGGGGTTGCTGGTCAGGGCGTTGCAGTTTGCAGTGTCGAACGATCCGGGCTATGACTACGAACATATTCTGGTTGTGGATCCGGACCTTGCGGCGCATGGGTATTCGGCTTCGGCGGCGAAGAGCTATCTCGACACGGTGCAGGCGAGGCTGCGCCAGCTGCCAGGAGTGATCTCGGTGGGGCTGACGTCGATGGCTCCGCTGGGGCACAAGAATGTAACGGGGCTGACGGGGTATCGATTTGGAATCTTCGTGAGCCGCGTGGAGCCGGGGTTCTTCGAGACGATGGGGATTGCACGGTTGAGCGGACGCGATGTGCAGCGCGGCGACACGGATGGGGATGTAGTAGTGAGCGAGTCGCTGGCGAAGCAGATGTGGCCAGCAGAGGCTCCGTTGGGTAAGCAGTTTCTGCTGGAGCCGACGGACCCGACCTCAAAGAAATTCACGGTGGTTGGCGTTGTGGCGAATGCTCGAACTATGTCGATGCATGATCCGGATGCGACGGAGCTGTACCAGATGAGCGATGATGCGTCGTTGCCCCACATGGTAGCGCTGGTGCGGACGCAAGGGAGACCGCAGGATATTGCCGCCGGAGCGAGGACGATTGCTACAGGTGTTGATGCTGGACTGTTTCCCAATGTTCGTTTGCTGAGCGATGCGTTTCATGAAGAGGTGGGATCGGTGGAGAAGGGCGCATTGATTGCGAGCCTGATGGGAGCATCGGCAGTTCTGTTGGCAGCTGTGGGATTGGTAGGGCTGGTGGCATACGCGGTTTCGCAAAAGACACGAGAGATTGCGATCCGTCTGGCTCTGGGGGCGAAGAAGGAGCATGTGCTTGCAGCGATGCTGCGGCAGTTTGTGGGACCGGTTGCTCTCGGATTAATTGCAGGCGCGGGATTAGCCGCAGCAGCATCGCAGATGTTGCGACGGATTCTGTATGGAGTGAGTGGGCTCGATCCGCTGAGTTATGCCGGGGCGATTGGATTGCTTGCGACAACCGCAGCGCTGGCGGCTTTATGGCCGGCACGAAGAGCGCTGCGGATTGATCCGATGGAGGTTTTGCGGCACGAGTAG
- a CDS encoding PadR family transcriptional regulator: protein MPMKSTPKSLMPSGALVMLILRVLQSGPLHGYAIAQKIHLLSREVLGVEEGSLYPALQKILLKGWANAEWGISETNRKVRFYRLTAAGRKQLEAELQDYDRVTEAIKTVLQTA from the coding sequence ATGCCTATGAAATCTACACCTAAATCTTTGATGCCTTCAGGTGCCTTGGTGATGCTGATTCTGCGGGTGCTGCAATCCGGGCCGCTGCACGGATATGCCATTGCGCAAAAGATCCACTTGCTTTCGAGAGAAGTTCTTGGAGTCGAAGAGGGATCGCTGTATCCGGCATTGCAGAAGATTCTGCTGAAGGGATGGGCGAATGCAGAATGGGGAATCTCGGAGACCAATCGGAAGGTGCGGTTTTACCGACTGACGGCCGCTGGACGGAAGCAGCTGGAGGCTGAACTCCAGGACTACGACCGTGTGACCGAAGCGATTAAGACGGTTCTACAGACTGCGTAG
- a CDS encoding AAA family ATPase has product MSLITGANGSGKSSVYRSLRLLADVAQNSVVASLAREGGLPSTFWAGPETIARSVRQGVHSVEGLAKNKVASLKLGFGGDTYGYSIDLGYPPPATTMFGLDPHVKRECIWHGPVYRKASALVDRRNNFVWLSTTRDEEPVMLTQHLSDTDSMLASIADPQRAPEMLAVREALRSWRFYDHFRTDSEAPARAAQIGTFTPVLHPDGSNLAAALQTILEIRSDEALATTIEDAFPGSRLYVEVQNGRFELQLQQHGLLRPLSAAELSDGTLRYLLWAAALLTPRPPELMVLNEPETSLHPDLLPALARLILAAAANTQIIVVSHSNVLIEKLTAAASCTRLHLLKSFGETTLEGATLFNTPKWSWPVR; this is encoded by the coding sequence TTGAGTTTGATTACCGGAGCGAATGGAAGCGGAAAGTCCAGCGTGTATCGGTCGTTGCGATTGCTTGCCGATGTGGCGCAGAACTCTGTGGTGGCTTCTCTCGCTCGAGAAGGAGGACTGCCGTCGACTTTCTGGGCGGGGCCGGAGACGATTGCACGGAGCGTTCGGCAGGGAGTGCATTCGGTAGAGGGCCTTGCGAAGAATAAGGTCGCTAGTTTGAAACTAGGGTTTGGCGGCGACACCTATGGCTACAGCATTGACCTTGGCTATCCTCCACCAGCAACGACCATGTTCGGGCTCGATCCGCATGTGAAGCGGGAGTGTATCTGGCATGGCCCGGTCTATCGGAAGGCATCTGCTCTTGTGGACCGAAGAAACAATTTTGTCTGGCTCTCGACGACGCGGGATGAAGAGCCAGTCATGCTGACGCAGCATCTCTCTGACACCGACAGCATGCTTGCCAGTATTGCCGATCCGCAGCGTGCGCCGGAGATGCTGGCAGTTCGAGAGGCTCTCCGTAGCTGGCGCTTCTACGATCATTTCCGCACGGATTCCGAAGCGCCAGCGAGGGCTGCGCAGATCGGTACCTTTACTCCTGTACTTCATCCGGACGGAAGCAATCTTGCAGCAGCGTTACAGACCATTCTTGAGATTCGGTCTGACGAAGCGCTTGCCACGACGATTGAGGATGCTTTTCCGGGAAGCAGGCTTTATGTTGAAGTGCAGAACGGACGATTCGAGTTGCAACTGCAACAGCATGGTCTGCTACGGCCTCTTTCGGCAGCAGAGTTGTCGGATGGAACGTTGCGGTATCTGCTATGGGCGGCTGCGTTGCTCACACCACGTCCGCCAGAGCTGATGGTGTTGAACGAACCGGAGACCAGTCTGCATCCAGATCTGCTGCCAGCGCTCGCCAGACTCATCCTTGCGGCTGCGGCGAACACACAGATCATTGTGGTTTCGCATTCCAATGTATTGATTGAGAAGTTGACAGCCGCGGCGAGCTGTACGCGTCTTCATTTGTTGAAGTCATTTGGGGAGACGACGTTAGAGGGAGCGACTTTGTTCAATACACCAAAGTGGAGTTGGCCAGTACGGTAG
- a CDS encoding alkaline phosphatase family protein gives MKKIALFLAFISLLGISARSQDGDSRWNAPIRHVLLISIDGMHAVDFANCTHGIAGVNNDNPYCPNLASLGQSGVSYVGASTSRPSDSFPGLMSIVTGATPRTMGIYYDVGYDRSLDAPAKTTGNGVAAGPCTPGGVPTGSEAEYEEGIDLDQTLLNGGAKGAGLTDGGIASIDPMRLPRDPKKNCAPVYPWEFVRTNTIFNVIHNAGGYTAWSDKHPSYSSVAGPGGNSVDDYYSPEINSTVVALPGVQTPEGLSCATVPDPSQTGAWTDSFKNIQCYDTLKVNAILNEIAGKTHDGKHAKFPAIFGMNFQAVSVGQKLIEKDIATGGYLDAAGTPSQELLGEIKYVDDSIGEMIDALKDHGEYDSTLIVITAKHGQSPIDPNRYLPVPGHSGNNGTDPATLIANLIPYVQSPLNTTGIGPTEDDVALLWLQDSSTTTQAVQILEKNAAQAGIGQIYYGQSLALNYNTPGLPPYGDPRTPDIIVAPNVGVTYTGSTAKLAEHGGFSHDDTNVMLLVANPRIGSKTVYTNVGTNQVAPTILKFLGFDPRRLDGVKLEGTSVLPDLHYPEFQ, from the coding sequence ATGAAAAAGATTGCTCTATTTCTCGCGTTTATTTCTTTGCTGGGTATTTCGGCAAGGTCGCAGGATGGGGATTCGCGGTGGAACGCACCCATTCGCCATGTTCTTCTGATCAGCATTGACGGGATGCATGCAGTAGATTTCGCCAACTGTACTCATGGGATAGCAGGAGTGAACAACGATAACCCGTATTGCCCAAATCTTGCGTCTCTTGGGCAATCCGGAGTGAGCTATGTTGGCGCGAGCACGTCGCGGCCGTCAGATTCGTTTCCGGGACTGATGTCGATTGTGACGGGAGCGACGCCAAGGACGATGGGAATTTACTACGACGTGGGCTACGACCGCTCGCTGGACGCTCCGGCAAAGACAACGGGCAATGGAGTGGCTGCGGGGCCGTGCACACCAGGCGGCGTGCCGACGGGTTCGGAGGCAGAGTATGAAGAGGGCATCGATCTCGACCAGACGCTGCTGAATGGAGGAGCTAAGGGAGCTGGACTGACGGATGGTGGTATAGCTTCGATTGACCCGATGCGGTTGCCGCGCGACCCAAAGAAGAACTGCGCTCCGGTGTATCCATGGGAGTTTGTGCGGACGAATACGATCTTCAATGTAATCCATAATGCCGGTGGATATACGGCGTGGTCCGACAAGCATCCGTCGTATTCATCGGTTGCCGGACCTGGTGGAAATTCAGTGGATGATTACTATTCACCGGAGATCAACTCAACAGTGGTCGCGCTCCCTGGAGTGCAGACGCCCGAGGGGCTATCGTGTGCAACGGTCCCGGATCCTTCACAGACAGGGGCGTGGACGGACAGCTTTAAGAACATTCAGTGCTACGACACTCTGAAGGTGAATGCGATTCTGAACGAGATTGCAGGAAAGACGCATGACGGTAAACATGCGAAGTTTCCGGCGATCTTTGGTATGAACTTCCAGGCAGTGAGTGTAGGACAAAAGCTGATTGAAAAAGACATAGCAACAGGTGGTTATCTGGATGCCGCCGGCACGCCTTCGCAGGAGCTGCTTGGAGAGATCAAATATGTAGACGATTCTATCGGCGAGATGATCGATGCCCTGAAGGATCACGGAGAGTACGATTCGACGCTGATCGTGATTACCGCGAAGCACGGCCAGTCGCCGATCGATCCGAACCGTTATCTTCCGGTTCCTGGACATTCGGGCAACAATGGCACGGACCCCGCAACTTTAATTGCGAACCTGATTCCTTATGTGCAGTCGCCGCTGAATACGACTGGGATTGGGCCTACAGAAGATGACGTCGCTTTACTGTGGTTACAGGATTCGAGCACGACGACTCAGGCGGTACAGATTCTGGAGAAGAACGCAGCGCAGGCAGGCATTGGTCAGATCTACTACGGCCAGTCGCTTGCATTGAACTACAACACACCCGGTCTTCCGCCGTACGGCGATCCGCGGACGCCGGACATCATTGTGGCTCCGAACGTTGGAGTGACTTATACCGGCAGCACGGCGAAGCTGGCGGAACATGGCGGGTTTTCACATGACGACACCAATGTCATGCTGCTGGTCGCGAATCCCAGAATCGGCAGCAAGACTGTCTATACGAACGTGGGTACAAACCAGGTGGCGCCAACCATCCTGAAGTTTCTTGGGTTTGATCCAAGGAGACTGGATGGAGTGAAGCTGGAGGGTACGTCAGTATTGCCTGATTTGCACTATCCAGAGTTTCAGTAA